GCCTTTTGGAAAAGGATATAGCTTCTGCTTCACTTAGTGCAGTGCTACTCAAAGTGGTTGTCCATGGACAGGGGCCACAAGCCATTAGTTGCTGGTCTACAGTGACTCCACACAGCCCAGGTTGTGTAGGCAGCTTCAGGGACCAAATATGGTATCCACCGCTGAAGAGTCAATGCGAAGACAGTGCCAAGTGGCCAAGCAATCCTGCAATGATTGAAGTCACCATGCGATTCTCTCTCAGTTTAATGTCCTGTACAGGTCTCCTCAGACCTGTAAGCCCCAGTAACTGCAATTAAACTGTGGGCTCACCCATACTTCTGTTTGTGCTGTGATTTATGGGCACAGGCCAGTGATTTAcaagcacaggtctgagcaggGTTCCTTCCCTTCCATCCTGtcatttccccaggaaaacctgctgtttactgctgaattggaacaaacaccaATCAAGTTTTCTAAAGGTTGCCAATCGTTCTAATTTCAGTGATAAACGCAATTGTTGGACTCGTGATTGAAAATTGCCTTGATTTCAGAAGGTTCCTGGTGTTAAAAGGTAATAATTTATCATTACTACTGTTTCTACTTGTACTCAGTTGTTGCTCAGGGATTCTAAGAAACCAACAAAATCAGTACAGTTTTTAAATAAGTGgtttaaaatcagtgcagttttgaaaggttcagtccaccacCACGATTCAAAATGGCGTCCAGTTGCATCCAAACATAGACACAAACCTGATCCTTGATCTCTGGAGCCATCATTAAGAATTTGATTGCAATATAATAAAATGTATCCAAAAGCATAGTGAACAaataactttccaaaatatatctAGATTAAAGatcctccaggtgtccctatttttcagggacagtcctggatttatagaagctgtcctggtttctgaattgatcccagaatgtcccacttttccctaggatgtccctattttcatcggagaaatgctggagggtgtggagttaggcgattcctgagccaaggagataactaactctacaacctttagaagacacctgaaggcagccttgtatcacaaagtttttaaatgtttaattatgtttttatgtatgttggaagccacccagagtatgAGATTATTATTATCCACCTGTCACcggaaggtcccagggcaggttacaacaatgtaaaacacaacaattaaaaacagtatctgaagaagtgtgcatgcacatgaaagctcataccaaggacaaacctagttggtctctaaggtgctactgctactagacaggtttttttttaatttttatatatatttctactgtgtcagaccaacacggctatctacctgagTATAAAACAAAGTACTGTAGTAACTAGGGTGGGTCCTTGTATATAAAGTGTCATAGGCCAGTGCATCAAAATAAGTCAATCCATTTGGGCTTTTTGCAGGTCAGCTGCATCCAGAATCCTATGATTTGCCATTTGCAGACTAGGAAAGCATGTCAAAGGAACAAGAGTCTGGGGACCACACCCTAGCAAAGCCAGAGAAAGCCCAGGTGGTGAGCCGACTCTTGAAGCAGGCGCCGCCCGGAGAGTTCAATGAGGCCTTCAGTGACCTGCGCATGCTGGTGGACGACGACACCATGATGTGTGAGGAGGTGGCCAGCCTTTGTGCTGTGCACAACAAAGATCATTTCACTCCAGTCAAAAGCAAAAAGTGCGAGGTGTTGCTGACCCGTCACAATGAGCTGGAGGAGAACCGCTTCCTAGACCCTCAGAACAGAGTCTCCTTCAAGTATGACCACCTGACGAGAGTGCCGAGCAATTTCCAGGATCAACCCGAGGAGGATGAGAAAGGTGAACTGTGGAGGAGAGCACTTCAAGAGGCCTTGAAGGTCTATGTCAGCAACCACTACCCTGAGGGGCTTTGCAGCGTCTTCATCAAGGACACAGCTGTCCGGAAGATCTTTGTGGCTTGCATCGAGAGCCACCAATACAAGCCCTCTTCTTTCTGGAATGGCCTGTGGAAGTCGGAATGGACTTTTGCATTGGCACCGGCCTCCACTTCTACCGAGGTGTCTGGCACCATCATGGTTCAAGCCCATTACTTTGAGGATGGCAACACACACCTGACGGTCACCAAGGATGTCGAGGAGACCCTGCTGGTCACGGATGAGACCCAAACAGCACAAGACTTTGCGAAGCTGGTGGAGAAGGCTGAAAATGATATCCAAGGCGGGCTGATGGAAGAGTATCAGCACATGAACGGCACATACCTGAAGTCCTTTCGGAGACAGCTGCCCATCACCCGCACCAGCCTTGACTGGGAGAAGGTTGTGACGACCAGGATTGTTGCAGCTCGTGCTAGCCAGTGAATGTCCCACTTCAATGCGGCAGTAGGGATGAGGGAAGGGAGGCAATGCCTGTGGAAATGTGAGATGTTTGGAATAGcgttttaaaataaagtaaagtGAGGGCACTTCCAGGCTGTTGCTGGTTTCATGTGGGATtcagttaaaggacccctgacagttaagtccagtcacagacgactccgggcaggggcgtagcaaggtaaattggtacccgggggcaaaatatttttttttgtcccccccccaaaggtgtaggaaggtcaggtggtacccggtgcggaacaTTTCTTGTCACAAccaccccattgattcccccccccccagaaaaatggttttacgttatttcatattttcttacaaaggaataataacaagtaataataataaaaaacttttatttacatcccgccctccccggctgaagtcgggctcagggtggctaacatcagatacataacattggtataaaatcaaaaaataattaaattacctcctaaaaacatcccaaaatcaaataaaagtctaattagatggctttccacagggttagggttgggaacagtaagtgctccactgaactgaaatttcagccttcacgacataggaaaacagccaagtaaacagctattttggtgaaggagggtcaagatattaaccgatatgcatgaaatttcatatatagctatataatccctagtatagtaagataagacctttggagcaggcattttttaaaaaaagtttttttttatgaaccgccctagtagggcagtaattgtttcttgataatttgtcac
The sequence above is drawn from the Lacerta agilis isolate rLacAgi1 chromosome 13, rLacAgi1.pri, whole genome shotgun sequence genome and encodes:
- the LOC117057182 gene encoding F-actin-capping protein subunit alpha-1-like, with the protein product MSKEQESGDHTLAKPEKAQVVSRLLKQAPPGEFNEAFSDLRMLVDDDTMMCEEVASLCAVHNKDHFTPVKSKKCEVLLTRHNELEENRFLDPQNRVSFKYDHLTRVPSNFQDQPEEDEKGELWRRALQEALKVYVSNHYPEGLCSVFIKDTAVRKIFVACIESHQYKPSSFWNGLWKSEWTFALAPASTSTEVSGTIMVQAHYFEDGNTHLTVTKDVEETLLVTDETQTAQDFAKLVEKAENDIQGGLMEEYQHMNGTYLKSFRRQLPITRTSLDWEKVVTTRIVAARASQ